One stretch of Candidatus Margulisiibacteriota bacterium DNA includes these proteins:
- a CDS encoding transposase, whose product MNTTYNPAIHHRRSIRLRNYDYGQFGYYYVTICIHEKRHLLGEIEDYEMHLSEMGAIVELEWKRSEVIRNEIIIHDFVVMPNHLHGIVQINCDSVGAKGPSPVHDSQICMKPRSLSSLISGFKAAVTTQCRQSGHPEFAWHRGYHERIVRNVDELFQVRQYIRANPMEWAIAEEPGMWCG is encoded by the coding sequence ATGAACACAACCTATAATCCCGCAATTCACCATCGGCGATCAATCCGCTTACGGAATTATGATTACGGCCAGTTCGGATATTATTATGTCACGATATGTATCCATGAAAAACGTCATTTATTAGGCGAGATCGAAGATTACGAAATGCATTTATCGGAGATGGGGGCAATTGTAGAACTGGAATGGAAGCGATCGGAAGTAATTCGTAACGAAATAATAATCCATGATTTTGTTGTTATGCCGAATCATCTTCATGGGATCGTGCAAATAAATTGTGATTCCGTAGGGGCGAAGGGCCCTTCGCCCGTACATGATAGCCAAATTTGTATGAAACCACGATCATTATCATCATTGATTTCAGGGTTCAAAGCTGCCGTGACAACGCAATGCCGCCAGTCAGGCCACCCCGAATTCGCCTGGCATCGTGGCTACCATGAACGGATCGTCCGAAATGTCGACGAATTGTTCCAAGTTCGCCAATACATCCGCGCCAACCCAATGGAATGGGCAATTGCCGAGGAACCTGGGATGTGGTGTGGGTGA
- a CDS encoding transcriptional regulator has protein sequence MVISKKNIRIAEVIKALGHAVRFQILAELLKVENDCNVSTIQKILKVPQSALSQHLTLLKNKGFLNSRSYGVERYYFIKDAKIKTYIRNLLAS, from the coding sequence ATGGTCATAAGTAAAAAAAATATTAGAATAGCTGAAGTGATTAAAGCATTAGGTCATGCTGTAAGATTCCAGATTCTGGCAGAATTATTAAAAGTTGAAAATGATTGTAATGTATCAACTATCCAGAAGATACTCAAGGTGCCGCAATCAGCATTATCACAGCATTTGACATTGCTGAAAAATAAAGGGTTCTTAAATTCCAGAAGCTATGGCGTGGAGCGGTATTATTTTATCAAAGATGCAAAAATAAAGACGTATATTCGAAATCTCCTTGCATCGTGA
- a CDS encoding NUDIX hydrolase: MENIEVIDYSGESTGEVKTRKAIHKDGDWHRTVHVWILNANCQLLLQRRHPGKHSHPDTWDISSAGHITAGDGSLNTAIKEVKEELGIELREDELEYLFTVKQTDVMSHGFVDNEFNDVYLVEKDIKLSKVRCQKEEVTAVKYSDFFELENYINNHDPEYVPHDGEYQLLFELLHNRYDEKLKS; this comes from the coding sequence ATGGAAAACATTGAAGTTATAGATTATTCCGGAGAAAGTACCGGTGAAGTAAAAACGCGTAAGGCTATTCACAAAGATGGTGACTGGCATAGAACTGTTCACGTCTGGATTCTCAACGCAAACTGCCAACTCCTGTTGCAAAGAAGGCATCCTGGAAAACATTCTCATCCTGATACCTGGGATATTTCGAGCGCCGGGCATATTACTGCCGGAGATGGTAGCCTGAATACCGCAATAAAGGAAGTAAAAGAAGAATTAGGGATAGAGCTTCGCGAGGATGAATTGGAATATTTATTTACGGTGAAACAAACCGATGTTATGTCACACGGATTTGTCGATAACGAATTCAATGATGTATATCTGGTTGAAAAAGATATAAAACTTTCTAAAGTGCGCTGTCAAAAAGAAGAAGTTACTGCCGTTAAATATAGTGATTTTTTTGAACTTGAGAATTATATTAATAATCACGATCCCGAGTACGTTCCCCACGACGGGGAATACCAACTGTTATTTGAGTTGCTTCATAATAGATACGATGAAAAACTTAAGTCTTAA
- a CDS encoding glycosidase, which produces MNIPIYKQTATFVPTSTRVITRFFHMGDESRQKGIIERILKLSESEVEAKLEEVFTEFAHRHKGFEDSLMHNYSKIEQLISNTKYISGNRKLLIGSYFTMEFSIESAALFNPSIVVHPDQDNLKPGELNIIVSLRATGEGHISSIEFRSGTINQEGEVVMHGVSRFVAAAKRIRISYDKESFISKLKELSVYDILQDIFHDQLAPLPNTFTLQELFAYIDDVTKQELTTIQAKSIETLLWFARSNYEISFDPDYSLSERVIFPVTANETKGIEDARFVRFVDEKGEVTYYAPYTAYNGFTILPQMIETKDFCTFRINTLNGPASQNKGMALFPRKVNGKYAMISRQDNENLFILFSDNIYYWDNPVMIKSPTKVWELIQIGNCGSPIETEEGWLLLTHGVGPMRKYCIGVELLDLHNPSKIIAQLKTPLLSPNEQEREGYVPNVLYSCGALIHNDNLIVPYGISDISSKIATTPVKPLLESLLQNKIS; this is translated from the coding sequence ATGAATATTCCTATCTATAAACAAACCGCCACTTTCGTTCCAACAAGCACGAGAGTAATAACAAGGTTCTTTCATATGGGTGATGAATCCCGGCAGAAAGGCATCATAGAAAGGATTTTGAAATTAAGTGAATCGGAAGTCGAAGCAAAGCTCGAAGAAGTCTTTACTGAGTTCGCCCACCGTCACAAAGGATTCGAGGACTCGCTTATGCACAACTATTCTAAAATCGAGCAGCTCATTTCGAATACCAAATATATTTCCGGGAATAGAAAGCTGTTAATCGGGTCATATTTCACGATGGAATTTTCTATTGAGTCAGCTGCTCTCTTTAATCCCTCGATAGTTGTACATCCCGACCAGGACAACCTGAAGCCGGGAGAACTCAACATAATTGTCAGTCTTAGAGCTACCGGGGAAGGACATATCTCATCTATCGAGTTCAGGAGTGGAACAATCAATCAAGAAGGAGAAGTTGTAATGCATGGTGTGAGCCGGTTTGTTGCAGCTGCAAAAAGGATTCGCATCAGTTATGATAAGGAATCATTTATATCAAAATTAAAAGAACTTTCAGTCTACGATATATTGCAAGATATATTCCATGACCAGCTTGCACCCCTGCCAAATACGTTCACACTGCAAGAACTATTTGCATATATTGACGATGTAACAAAACAGGAACTTACCACAATACAAGCAAAATCCATCGAAACACTCTTATGGTTTGCCAGATCGAATTATGAGATTTCTTTTGATCCTGATTACTCGTTATCCGAGAGGGTAATATTCCCGGTTACAGCAAATGAAACCAAGGGCATCGAAGACGCCAGGTTTGTACGGTTTGTCGATGAAAAAGGAGAAGTTACCTATTATGCTCCTTATACTGCATATAATGGATTTACAATCTTACCACAGATGATTGAAACAAAAGATTTCTGCACCTTTAGAATAAATACACTCAACGGTCCCGCTTCCCAGAATAAAGGAATGGCGCTTTTTCCGAGAAAAGTAAATGGCAAATATGCTATGATTTCAAGACAGGATAATGAAAACCTGTTCATTCTCTTTTCCGATAATATCTATTACTGGGATAATCCGGTCATGATCAAATCCCCGACCAAAGTATGGGAATTGATACAAATTGGAAACTGCGGGTCTCCAATTGAAACCGAGGAAGGCTGGCTGTTACTGACTCATGGCGTAGGTCCAATGAGAAAGTACTGCATCGGCGTTGAGCTTCTTGATCTTCACAACCCATCCAAAATCATTGCACAGCTAAAAACACCGTTGCTAAGCCCTAACGAACAAGAAAGAGAAGGTTATGTACCCAATGTCCTGTATTCTTGCGGAGCGCTTATTCATAATGACAACCTCATAGTCCCTTACGGCATTTCAGATATATCGTCCAAAATTGCTACAACACCAGTAAAACCGTTATTAGAAAGCTTATTACAGAATAAGATCAGTTAA
- a CDS encoding CoA-binding protein gives MINKQKNIVILGASNKPGRYSYMALQRLKSNGYTIIPVHPKYKEIDGIAVVSRLQDIKDEIDTLTLYINPTLLLPMIEDIIKLSPRRVIFNPGTESLEIKTRLKISGIECMEACTLVLLSTGQF, from the coding sequence ATGATAAATAAGCAGAAAAACATCGTCATATTAGGCGCCAGCAATAAACCCGGCCGTTATTCTTATATGGCATTACAACGGCTAAAATCAAATGGCTATACAATTATTCCTGTCCATCCGAAATATAAAGAGATCGACGGAATTGCTGTTGTTTCCCGGCTTCAAGATATCAAAGACGAAATTGACACACTCACTCTCTATATCAACCCTACCCTCCTTCTCCCAATGATTGAGGATATTATTAAGCTAAGTCCCAGACGAGTTATCTTTAACCCCGGGACCGAATCACTGGAAATCAAAACCAGACTCAAGATCAGCGGGATAGAATGTATGGAAGCCTGTACGCTGGTTCTCTTATCAACAGGACAATTTTAA
- a CDS encoding CusA/CzcA family heavy metal efflux RND transporter has translation MIAKIIEFSAKNRFIVFLFVFFLILWGFWTIKRMPLDALPDLSDTQVIVYTDWAGRSPDLVESQITYPITSTLLAAPKVQAVRGYSFLGSSFIYVIFKEGTDIYWARSRVLEYLQTVKSKIPQEVNPVLGPDATSLGWGFSYALVDKTGKYNLAELRSMQDYKLKLALESVPGVSQVASVGGFVKQYQITIDPQKLTAYNIPLSTIMEALKKNNNDVEGRVMEMSGREYMIRGLGYLKGVNDIGKIAVGSSNGTPIYLSDVAGIALGPEIRRGVTELNGEGEAPAGIVIVRFGENVLNVIERVKEKIKNDIAPSLPKGVEVVTTYDRSDLIHRSIDTLKDEIIKLSIAVSIVCLVFLLHLPSALVIILTLPIAIIISFILMFYMNVTSNVMSLSGIAIAIGAMVDASIIMVENAHKRLEEWEHGGKVGDRNQVIIDAAKEVGPSLFFSLLVITVGFLPVFTLEAQSGRLFKPLAYTKTFAMLFSSFLAVTLTPVLMTLLIKGKIIPEEKNPITTALHHIYEPAVKFCLKYKSSVIVAALIIIAVTAFPFLKLGTEFMPPLYEGSYLYMPVTAPALSIPEAGKILHLQDKLLKKIPEVAQVFGKAGRAETPTDPAPPEMFETVVNLKPELEWRTGMTVDKLVNEMNTAVSLPGVANSFTMPIKARIDMLATGIRTRLGIKIMGADLNVIEKLGMEIENTLKTVPGTRSVYAERVSTGYFLDIKVNRDAIARYGLSVADVEEVIQSLLGGMNLTVTVEGRERYPVNLRYARDFRDDIERIKNMLVPVMQRSTPAQGSGMGISNATLNQPNNLLQVPLSEIADVQIVKGANSIKSEAGQLAAYVYIDTNIKDLGGYVEKAKARLSQLKIPEGYYTVWSGEFEYMESTHKKLMVMIPLTLFIIFVLIFLNTKSLTKTIIVLLAVPFSLVGSFWLLYLLGYNLSIAVWVGIIAMAGLDAETGIVMLLYLDIAYNDWKKDGRLNTKKDLHEAIMYGAVKRIRPKVMTVSVIMAGLLPILFSSGTGADIMKRIAAPMVGGVVTSTILELLIYPAIYMIWKGRKLPD, from the coding sequence ATGATAGCAAAAATAATAGAATTTAGTGCAAAAAACAGGTTTATTGTTTTTTTATTTGTCTTCTTTCTGATCTTATGGGGCTTTTGGACGATCAAGAGAATGCCGCTGGATGCACTCCCTGATCTTAGTGATACTCAGGTCATTGTCTATACTGATTGGGCAGGACGAAGCCCCGATCTGGTAGAAAGCCAGATCACCTATCCAATAACCTCCACACTTCTGGCTGCACCAAAAGTCCAGGCTGTCAGAGGGTACTCGTTTCTTGGCAGTTCATTTATATATGTAATTTTTAAAGAAGGAACAGATATTTACTGGGCCAGAAGCCGGGTCCTTGAGTACCTGCAAACCGTTAAAAGCAAAATTCCTCAGGAAGTTAATCCTGTGCTTGGCCCTGATGCCACCAGCCTTGGCTGGGGATTCTCCTATGCTCTGGTTGATAAAACAGGTAAATATAACCTGGCTGAGCTCAGGAGCATGCAGGACTATAAACTTAAGCTTGCATTGGAGAGTGTCCCGGGTGTATCTCAGGTTGCCAGTGTTGGAGGATTTGTAAAGCAATACCAGATTACAATCGATCCCCAGAAGCTTACTGCTTATAACATTCCTTTAAGCACCATTATGGAGGCCTTGAAAAAGAACAATAACGATGTTGAAGGCCGTGTAATGGAAATGTCCGGGCGGGAATATATGATACGTGGCCTTGGATATCTAAAAGGTGTCAACGATATTGGCAAAATTGCAGTTGGTTCCAGTAACGGCACACCTATATACCTGAGTGATGTTGCAGGTATTGCCCTCGGGCCTGAGATCAGGCGGGGAGTTACCGAACTCAACGGAGAAGGAGAAGCTCCGGCAGGAATAGTTATTGTACGTTTCGGAGAAAATGTCCTGAACGTAATTGAGCGGGTAAAAGAAAAAATAAAGAACGATATAGCGCCATCACTGCCAAAAGGCGTAGAAGTCGTAACAACCTATGATAGAAGCGACCTTATTCACAGGTCAATTGATACGCTTAAAGATGAAATTATCAAACTTTCAATTGCTGTGAGTATAGTCTGTTTAGTATTTCTGTTGCATCTACCCAGCGCACTGGTAATTATTCTGACATTACCTATTGCCATTATCATATCCTTTATTTTGATGTTCTATATGAACGTAACCTCTAATGTTATGAGCCTCAGTGGTATTGCTATTGCAATCGGTGCCATGGTCGATGCTTCTATTATTATGGTTGAAAATGCACACAAACGGCTGGAGGAATGGGAACACGGGGGCAAGGTTGGCGACAGGAATCAGGTCATTATTGATGCCGCTAAAGAAGTCGGGCCATCGCTCTTCTTTTCTCTGCTTGTTATCACCGTAGGATTTTTGCCTGTATTTACTCTTGAGGCCCAGTCAGGAAGGCTTTTTAAGCCACTGGCATATACAAAGACCTTCGCGATGTTGTTCTCATCATTTCTGGCTGTAACTCTGACCCCTGTGCTTATGACACTATTAATCAAGGGGAAAATCATACCGGAGGAGAAAAACCCGATCACAACGGCACTTCATCATATCTATGAACCGGCAGTAAAATTCTGCCTGAAATATAAAAGCTCAGTTATTGTTGCTGCTCTTATAATTATAGCTGTTACAGCGTTTCCTTTCCTCAAGCTGGGCACCGAGTTCATGCCTCCGCTTTATGAAGGAAGCTATCTATATATGCCTGTAACTGCACCGGCATTATCAATCCCCGAAGCAGGAAAAATATTACATCTGCAAGATAAGTTGCTCAAAAAGATCCCTGAGGTCGCACAAGTATTTGGTAAAGCGGGCCGAGCTGAGACTCCAACCGATCCTGCCCCGCCCGAGATGTTTGAAACTGTTGTCAATTTGAAGCCGGAGTTAGAGTGGCGGACTGGAATGACCGTGGACAAACTGGTCAATGAAATGAACACGGCAGTGAGCCTGCCTGGAGTTGCTAATTCCTTCACGATGCCAATTAAGGCCAGGATAGATATGTTAGCTACCGGTATCAGAACGCGGCTTGGGATCAAGATCATGGGCGCGGACCTCAACGTTATTGAAAAGTTGGGAATGGAAATAGAAAACACTCTCAAAACCGTTCCGGGAACAAGAAGCGTTTATGCTGAACGGGTCAGTACCGGATACTTTCTTGATATTAAAGTTAACCGGGACGCAATTGCCCGTTACGGGTTATCTGTTGCTGATGTTGAAGAAGTTATTCAATCATTACTAGGCGGAATGAATCTAACTGTTACCGTTGAAGGCAGGGAGCGTTATCCGGTAAATCTAAGATATGCGCGTGATTTCAGAGATGATATCGAACGGATCAAGAATATGCTGGTTCCGGTTATGCAGCGCAGTACGCCAGCTCAAGGTTCCGGCATGGGGATCAGCAATGCCACCCTTAATCAACCCAATAATCTCTTGCAGGTACCACTAAGCGAGATCGCGGATGTTCAGATCGTTAAAGGCGCTAACTCTATTAAGAGTGAAGCGGGACAGCTTGCTGCCTATGTTTATATTGATACAAATATCAAAGATCTTGGCGGATATGTAGAAAAAGCCAAAGCAAGGCTAAGTCAGCTAAAAATCCCTGAAGGATACTATACCGTGTGGAGCGGAGAATTTGAGTATATGGAAAGTACTCATAAAAAATTGATGGTAATGATACCGCTCACGCTTTTTATTATCTTTGTTTTGATATTTCTTAATACAAAGAGTTTAACAAAAACAATCATTGTACTTTTGGCTGTACCGTTCTCGCTTGTCGGGTCTTTCTGGTTGCTTTATCTGCTAGGGTACAATCTCAGCATCGCTGTATGGGTAGGTATAATCGCGATGGCAGGCCTTGATGCCGAAACCGGCATTGTCATGCTGCTCTATCTTGATATTGCTTATAATGATTGGAAGAAGGATGGACGGCTTAACACTAAGAAGGACCTGCACGAAGCTATTATGTATGGTGCGGTTAAGCGAATACGGCCAAAAGTTATGACTGTTAGCGTTATTATGGCTGGGCTACTTCCTATCCTCTTTAGTTCTGGCACAGGTGCAGACATCATGAAAAGGATCGCAGCTCCTATGGTAGGCGGAGTCGTTACCTCGACGATCCTGGAACTATTGATCTATCCAGCTATCTATATGATCTGGAAAGGCCGGAAACTGCCTGATTAA
- a CDS encoding efflux transporter periplasmic adaptor subunit: MLTKRRSPYIAIGVFAIILIVISAFYLPSNMGSNKTADRQKNTSSQQDMPGMPGMKVEGNQNHQHGIPQTSQPIEGMTETPTIEIPTDKQQLIGVRTVTVDMKTVTKTIRATGRIEYNEQKRYVVNSRFEGWLERLNANFTGKYIRRGDPIAEIYSPELLSAQQEYLNLLKWQPQSSPSSNTYSDKIDSMITNDTQSVLQAAKQKLRLLDISDSQIEEIARTGVPRRTLTLFSPVSGYIAGKNMYQGQKFMAGETIVELADLSTVWLVADIYADSIPDIRVGQMAAIDLIYFPGRIYNSSIDYVYPTLAQDTRTLKVRFTIPNPDMQLKPQMYSDVTLKVTLGSKLVVPEEAVIDSGTTQLVYVDKGQGIFEPRKVIPGVKSDGMVEILEGLKVGDKVVDHATFLLDSEARLKGVVQ, encoded by the coding sequence ATGCTAACCAAGAGAAGAAGCCCTTATATAGCGATAGGCGTTTTTGCTATTATTTTAATAGTAATATCGGCTTTTTATTTGCCGAGTAATATGGGCAGCAATAAAACAGCAGATAGACAGAAAAACACTTCTTCTCAGCAGGATATGCCTGGAATGCCCGGCATGAAAGTGGAAGGGAATCAGAATCATCAGCATGGGATACCGCAAACATCCCAGCCGATAGAAGGTATGACCGAAACCCCGACAATAGAGATCCCAACAGATAAGCAGCAGCTTATCGGGGTCCGTACAGTTACCGTTGACATGAAAACCGTCACGAAAACCATTAGGGCAACCGGCAGAATTGAATATAATGAACAGAAGCGATATGTTGTTAATTCCAGGTTTGAAGGATGGCTGGAGAGATTAAATGCTAATTTTACCGGAAAATATATCAGAAGAGGTGACCCGATCGCAGAGATCTATAGCCCGGAACTACTGTCAGCGCAACAAGAGTATCTGAATTTGTTAAAGTGGCAACCGCAAAGCTCACCTTCATCAAATACCTATAGCGATAAAATTGACAGCATGATTACAAATGACACGCAGTCTGTGCTGCAAGCCGCTAAACAAAAATTGCGGCTCTTGGACATTTCAGACAGCCAGATAGAAGAGATTGCCCGCACCGGTGTACCAAGGCGCACTCTAACACTTTTCAGCCCGGTATCAGGTTATATTGCAGGAAAAAATATGTACCAGGGCCAGAAATTCATGGCTGGCGAAACTATAGTAGAACTTGCAGATTTGAGTACCGTCTGGCTTGTAGCTGATATTTATGCCGATTCTATCCCTGATATACGAGTCGGCCAAATGGCTGCAATCGATCTAATCTATTTCCCCGGCAGAATTTATAATTCATCAATTGATTATGTATACCCCACACTGGCTCAAGATACGAGGACTTTAAAGGTGCGGTTTACGATTCCTAATCCTGATATGCAATTAAAGCCGCAGATGTATAGTGATGTAACTTTAAAAGTAACCCTTGGCAGTAAGCTTGTTGTCCCGGAAGAAGCTGTAATCGATAGTGGAACTACGCAGCTTGTTTATGTCGATAAAGGTCAGGGGATATTTGAGCCCCGCAAAGTAATTCCCGGTGTCAAATCAGATGGAATGGTTGAAATCCTGGAAGGTCTTAAGGTCGGAGACAAAGTAGTCGACCATGCCACTTTTCTGCTGGATTCTGAAGCCAGACTTAAAGGGGTCGTGCAATAA
- a CDS encoding heavy metal translocating P-type ATPase, translated as MAEHQHGEHDQHMHHDMNQGMKDRRQANMGHTGSGHSHHAMMIADFKRRFWISLVITIPILILSPVIQQFLGVGTSLRFTGDMYLLFIFSSIVYFYGGYPFLKGLIDEIKIKQPGMMTLVAVAITTAYLYSSAVVMGLMGEVFFWELATLIDIMLLGHWLEMKSIMGASRALEELARLMPSDAHKVMPDGSTRDVPLSELKLADKVLVKPGEKIPADGSVIEGITSVNESMLTGESNPVSKGTGAQVIGGAVNGEGSVTIEIRKTGKDSFLSQVIKLVNEAQQSKSKTQDLANRAAMWLTIIALGGGLITLLVWTILIKMNFGFSLERTVTVMVIACPHALGLAVPLVVAASTAIAARNGLLIRNRIAFEKARNIEAIIFDKTGTLTQGKFGVTDTVVIDKRYTAQDILQYAASVESHSEHPIAKGIVTAIKDIPTVEGFKSIPGKGAQGRVQGKTVLVVSPGYLRENNLKVDAPQIEKLTQQGKTVVFVIMEEKVAGAIALADIIRPESKQAVTELKRMGIRCLMLTGDNRQVAKWVAEEIGLDEYFAEVLPQDKASKVKEIQQRGLTVAMTGDGVNDAPALAQADVGIAIGAGTDVAAETADIILVRSNPLDAVAILGLARMTYSKMVQNLLWATGYNVFAIPLAAGVLYRYGILLTPAMGAVLMSVSTIIVAINATLFKMPGSQV; from the coding sequence ATGGCTGAGCACCAGCATGGAGAACACGATCAGCACATGCACCATGACATGAACCAGGGGATGAAAGACCGCCGGCAGGCGAACATGGGCCATACAGGAAGTGGGCATTCTCATCATGCCATGATGATTGCTGATTTTAAGAGACGCTTTTGGATCTCGTTAGTTATAACTATCCCGATTTTGATACTCTCTCCTGTTATTCAGCAGTTTCTCGGGGTGGGGACCTCGCTACGGTTTACGGGAGATATGTACCTCCTGTTCATTTTCTCATCTATAGTCTACTTTTATGGGGGATATCCCTTCTTGAAAGGTTTAATCGATGAAATAAAGATAAAGCAGCCAGGAATGATGACACTCGTGGCTGTGGCAATTACAACAGCCTATCTTTATAGCAGCGCAGTAGTTATGGGACTGATGGGTGAGGTGTTTTTCTGGGAACTGGCTACTCTGATAGATATTATGCTGCTTGGACACTGGCTGGAAATGAAATCAATTATGGGAGCATCCCGTGCTCTGGAAGAACTTGCACGGCTTATGCCATCTGATGCACATAAGGTCATGCCTGACGGAAGTACACGGGACGTACCTCTTAGTGAGCTAAAACTAGCAGACAAGGTCCTGGTAAAACCTGGGGAAAAGATACCGGCAGATGGCAGTGTCATCGAAGGAATAACTTCGGTTAATGAGTCTATGCTGACAGGTGAATCTAATCCGGTTAGTAAGGGCACCGGCGCTCAGGTTATTGGAGGGGCTGTGAATGGAGAAGGGTCTGTCACTATAGAAATACGGAAAACCGGAAAAGATTCTTTTCTTTCTCAAGTTATTAAGCTGGTAAACGAGGCGCAACAGAGCAAATCAAAGACACAAGACCTCGCTAACCGAGCAGCTATGTGGTTAACAATCATAGCTCTTGGAGGAGGACTTATTACGCTTCTGGTATGGACAATCTTAATAAAAATGAATTTTGGCTTTTCACTCGAAAGGACTGTTACGGTTATGGTAATTGCGTGTCCCCATGCGCTGGGACTTGCGGTACCTCTGGTTGTTGCTGCTTCCACGGCAATAGCTGCGCGGAATGGGCTGCTTATTAGAAATCGTATTGCATTCGAAAAAGCACGAAATATTGAGGCAATCATCTTTGATAAGACCGGGACCTTAACTCAGGGAAAATTTGGGGTAACCGATACTGTAGTCATAGATAAACGTTACACCGCGCAAGATATTCTGCAATATGCTGCTTCTGTTGAGTCACATTCCGAACACCCAATAGCCAAAGGAATAGTTACTGCTATTAAGGATATCCCAACCGTTGAAGGGTTTAAGTCAATACCGGGGAAAGGTGCTCAAGGTCGTGTACAAGGAAAAACGGTTCTGGTCGTTAGTCCGGGGTATCTCAGAGAGAACAACCTGAAAGTAGATGCTCCTCAGATAGAAAAACTAACACAACAAGGAAAAACAGTGGTTTTTGTTATCATGGAGGAGAAGGTCGCAGGAGCTATAGCGTTAGCTGATATTATCCGGCCTGAGTCAAAGCAAGCCGTCACGGAACTCAAGAGAATGGGAATCCGCTGCCTGATGCTTACAGGAGATAACAGACAGGTAGCCAAATGGGTGGCTGAAGAGATCGGTCTCGATGAATATTTTGCTGAAGTTCTTCCACAGGATAAAGCCTCTAAAGTCAAAGAAATTCAACAAAGAGGACTAACGGTGGCTATGACCGGTGATGGAGTAAATGATGCTCCGGCGCTTGCACAGGCAGATGTCGGGATCGCTATTGGGGCGGGTACGGATGTTGCAGCAGAGACAGCAGATATTATTCTTGTACGTAGTAATCCGTTAGATGCTGTGGCTATTCTTGGTCTTGCACGTATGACCTATTCAAAAATGGTCCAGAACCTTCTATGGGCCACAGGGTATAACGTATTCGCTATACCGTTAGCAGCGGGGGTGCTGTATCGGTATGGTATTTTACTGACTCCTGCAATGGGTGCGGTGTTGATGTCAGTAAGTACCATCATTGTAGCTATCAACGCTACCCTTTTTAAAATGCCGGGCAGTCAAGTATGA